Proteins encoded in a region of the Treponema sp. J25 genome:
- a CDS encoding Crp/Fnr family transcriptional regulator: MELDAFSRFARTYQKGEIIFSEYEPGDTFYLIQSGRVQLVKIIGNIEKILDILQPSEMFGEMAILEDSPRSATAIALDPVKVLEFNRANFEVLMMGNPQIALKLLKLFTKRIYDQKRRFMILTLEDPQAKVADVFLMLDETQPNIDKTTDQREFKTTVEDIAHWAGMNADQTRDILNHFVNQRRVEIFPDRIVVKNINDFQRFVNSRRKKT, translated from the coding sequence ATGGAACTGGATGCCTTTAGTCGGTTTGCCCGGACCTATCAGAAAGGGGAGATCATTTTTTCAGAATATGAGCCGGGAGATACCTTTTACCTTATCCAATCCGGACGGGTCCAACTGGTAAAGATCATAGGAAATATCGAGAAGATCCTGGATATCCTTCAGCCCTCTGAAATGTTTGGGGAAATGGCTATTCTCGAGGATTCTCCCCGTTCTGCCACGGCGATTGCCCTGGATCCGGTAAAGGTTCTGGAGTTTAACCGGGCGAATTTTGAAGTGTTAATGATGGGGAACCCCCAGATTGCTCTTAAGCTCCTTAAGCTTTTTACAAAACGCATCTACGATCAAAAACGTCGCTTTATGATTCTAACGTTGGAAGATCCTCAAGCGAAAGTGGCCGACGTCTTTCTTATGCTGGATGAGACCCAACCTAATATTGATAAAACGACGGATCAACGGGAATTTAAAACCACCGTGGAAGACATTGCCCACTGGGCGGGAATGAATGCGGATCAAACCCGGGATATCCTGAACCATTTTGTGAACCAACGACGGGTGGAGATATTCCCTGACCGAATTGTGGTAAAAAATATCAACGACTTCCAGCGTTTTGTGAATTCCCGGCGAAAAAAGACCTAG
- the rplU gene encoding 50S ribosomal protein L21, with amino-acid sequence MYALVEFKGKQYKAEKDSLIQVDKIDAEVGSTLTIDSVLLLSGDKVVVGTPYVQGARVQAVVENHVRGDKIIVFKYKPKKDYRRTKGHRQEYSVLRIKDIVGA; translated from the coding sequence ATGTACGCACTGGTGGAATTCAAAGGTAAACAGTATAAGGCAGAAAAGGACTCCCTGATTCAGGTTGATAAGATTGATGCCGAGGTGGGGTCAACCCTTACCATCGACTCGGTGCTCCTCCTTTCAGGGGATAAGGTGGTGGTGGGGACTCCCTATGTGCAGGGTGCCCGGGTTCAGGCGGTGGTGGAAAACCATGTTCGGGGCGATAAGATCATTGTGTTTAAGTACAAGCCTAAGAAGGATTATCGCCGAACAAAGGGGCATCGACAGGAATATTCGGTGCTTCGTATAAAGGACATCGTTGGGGCCTGA
- the argS gene encoding arginine--tRNA ligase, with product MHQLKSFFKQRCARALAAMDGSAEKGALDEASIVVEIPPRPDMGDLAFPMFSYAKLLKKAPPLIAAEVARSLAEDVECARRGKAVAVGPYVNVYLNRSSVAQELLSTLLKEEPRGRELSFLAGKRIMVEFSSPNTNKPLHLGHLRNDVLGESISRILAACGATVRKVCIINDRGIHICKSMLAYKEQGNGSTPESVGVKSDRFVGDWYVRFHTMSQEDPTAEERAQQLLRQWEAGDPETIALWKQMNQWAVEGIKATYQRTGVSFDHYYFESETYLKGKEEVLKGLERGIFYREADGSVWIDLTAEGLDKKVLLRKDGTSLYITQDIGTAIFRHRDWPFDQLIYVVGSEQQYHFKVLFKVLEKLGFEWARNLYHLSYGMVNLPEGKMKSREGTVVDADDLIDNLKEMAIEEIREKDREAIVGSVEDVAERIAIGALHYYLLQVSPTKDMLFNPKESLSFNGNTGPYLQYMGARISSMLRKKEGSAASRGMVRPELLTGDPEWELLKTLAQFPEALETAARSLDPSLIASYLYEVSKTFSRFYHDCPILNAEEPDLAATRLSLSEAVLRVLRTAMDLVCIPFLEVM from the coding sequence ATGCACCAACTGAAGTCTTTCTTTAAACAGCGATGCGCCCGGGCCCTGGCGGCCATGGATGGATCTGCCGAAAAAGGAGCCCTGGACGAGGCTTCTATTGTGGTAGAAATACCACCCCGGCCTGATATGGGAGACCTGGCATTCCCCATGTTTAGCTATGCAAAGCTCCTTAAGAAGGCACCGCCCCTTATTGCCGCCGAAGTGGCCCGCTCCCTGGCAGAGGATGTCGAATGTGCTCGCCGGGGAAAAGCGGTAGCGGTGGGTCCCTATGTCAACGTGTACCTTAACCGATCCTCCGTGGCACAAGAACTGCTTTCTACCCTTTTGAAGGAAGAGCCCCGGGGAAGGGAACTCTCGTTCCTTGCGGGGAAGCGTATCATGGTGGAATTTTCCAGTCCCAATACGAACAAACCCCTTCATCTGGGGCATCTGCGAAATGATGTACTGGGGGAAAGTATTTCCCGGATCCTTGCCGCCTGCGGTGCTACGGTCCGGAAGGTCTGCATCATTAATGACCGGGGAATACACATCTGTAAGTCCATGCTGGCGTATAAGGAACAGGGCAATGGCTCTACCCCTGAAAGTGTGGGCGTAAAGAGTGATCGCTTTGTTGGGGACTGGTATGTTCGTTTCCATACGATGAGCCAGGAAGACCCGACTGCGGAAGAACGGGCCCAACAGTTGCTTCGTCAGTGGGAAGCGGGGGATCCCGAGACGATTGCCCTGTGGAAACAGATGAATCAGTGGGCGGTAGAAGGAATTAAAGCGACCTACCAACGAACCGGGGTCTCCTTTGATCACTACTATTTTGAGAGTGAAACCTATTTAAAAGGAAAAGAGGAGGTGCTTAAAGGCCTTGAGCGGGGTATTTTTTACCGCGAAGCCGATGGTTCCGTCTGGATCGACCTAACCGCCGAAGGACTCGATAAGAAGGTGCTGCTGCGAAAGGATGGAACTTCTCTCTATATCACCCAGGATATTGGGACTGCCATTTTCCGGCACCGGGACTGGCCCTTTGACCAGCTTATCTACGTAGTGGGTTCGGAGCAACAGTACCACTTTAAGGTCCTCTTTAAAGTACTGGAAAAGCTCGGTTTTGAATGGGCCCGCAATCTGTACCATCTTTCCTATGGAATGGTGAATCTTCCCGAAGGAAAAATGAAAAGCCGGGAAGGAACCGTGGTTGATGCGGATGATCTCATCGATAATTTAAAGGAAATGGCCATAGAGGAAATCCGGGAAAAGGATCGGGAAGCCATTGTTGGTTCGGTGGAAGATGTGGCGGAGCGGATTGCCATTGGGGCCCTGCATTACTATCTCTTGCAGGTGTCTCCTACCAAGGATATGCTCTTTAATCCCAAGGAATCCCTTTCCTTTAACGGGAACACGGGGCCCTATCTGCAGTACATGGGGGCCCGTATCTCTTCCATGCTCCGGAAAAAGGAAGGTTCCGCCGCAAGCCGGGGGATGGTTCGGCCAGAGCTCCTTACCGGTGATCCGGAATGGGAGCTTTTAAAAACCCTGGCCCAGTTTCCCGAGGCTCTGGAAACGGCGGCCCGCTCGCTGGATCCCTCGCTTATTGCCAGCTACTTATATGAGGTTTCTAAAACCTTTAGTCGTTTTTATCACGATTGCCCGATTTTGAATGCGGAAGAACCGGATCTTGCGGCCACAAGACTTTCCCTGTCAGAGGCGGTGCTCCGGGTGTTACGGACCGCCATGGATCTGGTCTGTATTCCTTTCCTTGAGGTGATGTAG
- a CDS encoding adenine phosphoribosyltransferase has protein sequence MEESFNLDTAIRKVPDFPKKGILFYDITSILAEPRAFQYCLDAMERLYKNTAIDAVAAIESRGFVFAAPFADRLKIPLILIRKKGKLPGKTISKKYQLEYGEAELEVHPDDVPAGKRVLVVDDLIATGGTLRAATDLIIAAGGQVAGIFGVVGLPFLNYRALLGDIPITTLIEYHGE, from the coding sequence ATGGAAGAATCCTTTAACCTTGATACGGCGATACGGAAGGTACCGGACTTTCCCAAAAAGGGTATCTTATTTTATGATATTACCAGTATTCTTGCCGAACCCCGGGCATTTCAGTATTGTCTTGATGCAATGGAACGGCTGTATAAGAATACCGCTATCGATGCGGTGGCTGCTATTGAATCCCGGGGCTTTGTCTTTGCCGCTCCCTTTGCGGATCGTCTAAAAATCCCCCTTATCCTGATTCGCAAAAAGGGGAAACTCCCGGGAAAAACTATTTCTAAAAAGTATCAGCTTGAATATGGAGAGGCCGAGTTGGAGGTGCACCCTGATGATGTGCCTGCGGGTAAGCGGGTCCTTGTGGTAGATGATCTCATTGCTACGGGGGGTACCCTGCGGGCCGCCACGGATCTCATTATTGCCGCGGGTGGTCAGGTGGCGGGTATCTTTGGGGTCGTGGGGCTTCCCTTTTTAAATTATCGGGCCCTCTTGGGAGATATTCCTATCACTACCCTTATCGAATATCACGGTGAGTAG
- a CDS encoding DUF5312 family protein produces MAESETFRRLAAELSLEERRELLARLNSYAVLSKEVLFHEEDVPPTVDSSQQYRQAPWYYKLFLFLLSLISGKKPAELFEERLIAKLGASVETHAPGVFDYRQNLLLSGFREELESLKEGARFFYEALDVGLNSDKGAFFAFLASLEMDFVHRRLTVETDPETISQANSSYSTGDVRQFAQRTMEEIFQTIQEDERRRMYRDARSLHCLKELSSFLYDRFLSAFTYDGAYKAPVAPAYVVLDQMKVLNDILYSLQDPPTMPLLETLFVFQFQEHSKEDSSDLSAEIRTLLNRAEEALGRIRQFNKRIPLTAIIRCVSRDLGYLPRPITGGEDWFVVYRDYWKHQLEEKFTLFVQNRRRADLIENFKEYFKGMIIKPLLYVSSETNPEGIPLKNTFALSFLQAFSQYIFLPTLNRVLKPILIDGEFYKKENRAEFTEAYNELLKLGDTIASFEQNLSPTGDLGKRYDMAKSEITSLPLKRKKIQSIVQEASDEVASIVGRASKAFRSMVAVLGGILHGEAQGKYDSLANLNALSGRSGSYLNQLKDAYYRFEKALQILTEIQEIEAGR; encoded by the coding sequence ATGGCAGAGAGTGAGACCTTTAGGAGATTGGCCGCGGAACTATCCCTGGAAGAACGGCGGGAACTTCTGGCCCGTCTTAATTCCTATGCGGTCCTTTCTAAAGAAGTGCTCTTCCATGAAGAAGATGTGCCTCCGACGGTGGATAGCTCCCAGCAATATCGCCAGGCTCCGTGGTATTATAAGCTCTTTCTCTTTTTGCTTTCCCTTATCTCGGGGAAGAAACCCGCAGAATTGTTTGAAGAACGGCTTATTGCAAAACTAGGGGCTTCGGTTGAAACCCATGCCCCTGGGGTGTTTGATTATCGACAAAACCTGCTCTTATCAGGTTTTCGAGAGGAACTGGAGTCTCTTAAAGAAGGGGCCCGTTTTTTTTATGAGGCCCTGGATGTAGGACTGAACAGTGATAAGGGGGCCTTTTTTGCATTTCTTGCTTCGCTCGAAATGGACTTTGTCCATCGCAGGCTCACGGTGGAAACCGATCCTGAAACCATTTCCCAGGCCAATAGCTCTTATTCAACCGGTGATGTCCGTCAATTTGCGCAACGCACAATGGAAGAGATTTTCCAGACCATCCAGGAAGATGAGCGGCGTCGTATGTATCGGGATGCCCGTTCGCTCCATTGTTTAAAGGAGCTTTCATCGTTTTTGTACGATCGCTTTCTTTCTGCCTTTACCTACGATGGGGCCTACAAGGCACCGGTGGCTCCTGCCTATGTGGTGCTGGACCAGATGAAGGTCCTTAACGATATTCTGTATTCTCTTCAGGACCCGCCGACCATGCCCCTCCTGGAAACCCTTTTTGTGTTTCAATTCCAGGAACATTCAAAGGAAGATTCGAGTGATCTTTCCGCTGAAATTCGTACCCTGTTAAATCGGGCTGAAGAAGCCCTGGGGCGGATCCGTCAGTTTAATAAGCGGATTCCCCTGACAGCCATTATTCGCTGTGTTTCCCGGGACCTGGGGTATCTCCCGCGACCTATTACGGGTGGAGAAGATTGGTTTGTGGTGTATCGGGACTACTGGAAACATCAGTTAGAAGAAAAATTCACTCTTTTTGTGCAAAATCGCCGTCGGGCAGATCTCATAGAGAATTTTAAAGAATACTTTAAGGGAATGATCATCAAGCCCCTGTTATATGTGAGTTCTGAAACTAATCCCGAAGGGATACCCCTCAAAAACACCTTTGCCCTTTCCTTCTTGCAAGCCTTCTCTCAATACATATTCCTTCCTACCCTTAATCGGGTATTAAAACCCATTCTTATTGATGGGGAGTTCTATAAAAAGGAAAATCGAGCCGAATTTACCGAGGCCTATAATGAACTGTTAAAGTTGGGAGACACCATTGCTTCTTTTGAACAGAACCTGTCTCCTACCGGCGATTTAGGAAAGCGCTATGATATGGCAAAATCGGAAATCACGAGTCTCCCCCTTAAACGAAAGAAAATTCAATCCATAGTGCAGGAAGCCTCCGATGAAGTGGCTTCTATTGTGGGCCGGGCATCAAAGGCCTTTCGTTCCATGGTGGCGGTACTGGGGGGAATTTTACATGGAGAGGCCCAGGGGAAGTATGATTCCCTGGCTAATTTGAATGCCCTTTCGGGCCGGTCAGGCTCATATCTGAATCAACTAAAGGATGCCTACTATCGTTTTGAAAAGGCCCTGCAGATCCTCACAGAAATACAGGAAATCGAAGCGGGACGATAG
- a CDS encoding cyclic nucleotide-binding domain-containing protein — protein sequence MPKPLQYRAGSVIYFQGDVADKIYILQSGKISLNYQDIETGQDIHDSVQAGEFFGVKSALGRYPREETALVLQDATVIAFTVSEFEQFAISNSRIILKMLKVFSNQLRRIHKQVSNLMQNEEQQNPEQGLFRIGEYYLKNRQYAQAKYVFGRYLTYYPAGKLAMQAAKNLEIAESSLARYGEGKGPAPIPESESRAAGGGAGTGSAAPAAAGGSGSALSGVAKAYYDAVSLLTQEKIPQAFSMFKKIVEMNQEPEYVAKSIYELGRCLYLMGKYDECIKHFTAMISTYPRHPELSNALYFMGQSYEKKGDKDRASTFYKKILAMVPDEDDAAHIKAKKALKLLEA from the coding sequence ATGCCTAAGCCGTTACAGTATCGAGCAGGATCTGTAATCTATTTCCAGGGAGATGTGGCGGATAAGATCTACATTCTCCAGTCCGGCAAGATTAGTCTAAACTATCAGGATATTGAAACAGGGCAGGACATCCACGATTCGGTCCAGGCGGGAGAATTTTTTGGCGTAAAATCGGCCTTGGGGCGGTATCCCCGAGAAGAAACCGCTCTTGTACTGCAGGATGCCACGGTGATCGCCTTTACGGTGAGTGAGTTTGAACAGTTTGCCATCTCCAATAGCCGGATTATTTTAAAGATGCTCAAGGTCTTTTCGAACCAACTGCGAAGGATCCATAAACAGGTTTCTAACTTGATGCAGAATGAAGAACAACAGAATCCTGAGCAAGGGCTCTTTCGGATAGGTGAATATTACCTCAAAAATCGCCAATATGCGCAGGCCAAGTATGTGTTTGGTCGGTACCTTACCTACTATCCAGCGGGGAAACTAGCCATGCAGGCCGCCAAAAATTTAGAGATCGCGGAGAGTTCCCTTGCTCGCTATGGAGAAGGAAAGGGCCCTGCCCCTATCCCTGAGTCAGAAAGTCGAGCCGCGGGAGGGGGCGCTGGAACGGGATCCGCCGCTCCTGCTGCTGCGGGCGGTTCCGGCTCTGCCCTGAGCGGTGTGGCCAAGGCCTATTACGATGCGGTAAGTCTTTTGACCCAGGAAAAAATTCCCCAGGCCTTCAGTATGTTCAAAAAAATTGTGGAAATGAACCAGGAACCGGAGTATGTGGCAAAAAGTATTTATGAGTTGGGGCGGTGCTTGTACCTGATGGGGAAATATGATGAATGTATTAAGCATTTTACTGCCATGATTTCTACCTATCCCCGACATCCTGAACTGAGCAATGCCCTCTATTTTATGGGACAAAGTTATGAGAAAAAGGGAGACAAAGATCGGGCTTCAACGTTTTATAAAAAGATCCTTGCCATGGTTCCCGATGAAGACGATGCGGCCCATATCAAAGCAAAAAAAGCCCTAAAGTTGTTGGAGGCCTAG
- a CDS encoding polyphenol oxidase family protein, whose translation MEVYPFSLSLDGAPYFRFPFIYRGTVLPHGGCVLSSRRWGDMRYNPTEESEPRRIFFSHLGIDASRVAGCVQTHSKVVWPVDFPRWNRYNEGDGLLTQQPEVWLSVTVADCLPLYLTDVEGRWRILLHSGWKGTGIVRHALELLAQMGGVPPSRVVAVLGPCIRSCCYEVDRERALQFHKDFGFLPGPYPLGPVVRQEGEDGPYRLDLQAANAALLAMMGVEHIAYCTDCTMMNEHLGSYRREGPNSYTRMVALLGSF comes from the coding sequence ATGGAAGTATACCCTTTTTCGTTGAGCCTGGATGGGGCTCCCTATTTTCGTTTTCCCTTTATATATCGGGGAACGGTGTTGCCCCATGGGGGCTGTGTGCTTTCTTCCCGACGATGGGGGGACATGCGGTATAACCCCACAGAGGAAAGTGAACCGCGGCGGATTTTCTTTTCTCATCTGGGCATCGATGCTTCCCGGGTTGCAGGCTGTGTGCAGACCCATTCAAAGGTGGTCTGGCCAGTTGATTTCCCTCGATGGAATCGATATAACGAAGGAGATGGTCTTTTGACTCAACAACCTGAGGTGTGGCTTTCGGTCACCGTGGCGGATTGCCTCCCCCTGTATCTTACCGATGTGGAAGGCCGCTGGCGGATTCTGCTTCACTCGGGATGGAAGGGGACGGGTATTGTCCGTCATGCCCTGGAATTGCTTGCCCAGATGGGCGGTGTGCCTCCGTCCCGGGTGGTGGCGGTGCTGGGTCCCTGTATTCGCTCCTGCTGCTACGAGGTAGATAGAGAGCGGGCCCTGCAGTTTCATAAAGATTTTGGCTTTCTCCCCGGTCCCTATCCTCTTGGACCGGTGGTGCGGCAGGAAGGGGAGGATGGGCCCTACCGGCTGGATCTTCAGGCGGCTAATGCGGCCTTGCTCGCCATGATGGGGGTAGAGCATATTGCCTATTGTACCGATTGTACGATGATGAATGAGCATCTTGGCTCCTATCGACGAGAGGGGCCTAATTCTTACACAAGAATGGTGGCCCTCCTGGGATCCTTCTGA
- the pyk gene encoding pyruvate kinase gives MERNTRIICTMGPAVRNVEILRRLIQRGMNVARFNFSHGDHEYHKEGFALVREASRLEGVPVALLLDTKGPEIRTGLVPEGGQIELAAGSRVTLMAEEDAQTLLGQRPVYCSSSFITVSYQQLADDVKLGAKILIADGLISLEVESIEDRKMLCRVLHGGTMGSKKNVNVVGVKTRLPAMTEKDEQDIAFGVQEGVDFIAASFIRRAQDVTTIQKYLASLGADIPVIAKIEDEEGLENIEEIIRVSYGIMIARGDLGVQIPVERLPLEQKRIIRLCNQAGKPVITATQMLESMIHNPRPTRAETTDVANAILDGTDCIMLSGETANGAYPDVAVEVMARIAQMVEQSREYQERLEWQRHSFAASDDIALAVAQAASSLADSINARAILVPTLRGNTARLVSHYRPGRKILAATPDRRIQRRLLVHWGVVPLLVHVEEDSELMIQQAMKAAIEGGFVTNSDRVVVVAGTPLNSPLMTNTIRVQVVGNILARGLNGFGGRCTGRIFKARTLEEASMTLRKGGGEILLTHTLDESFIPIIRVVSGIILEGVSELSWDIIKMVNPDIVYISQVADALNRIEDRLVVTLDGEEKLIYEGTL, from the coding sequence ATGGAAAGAAATACCCGCATTATATGTACCATGGGGCCGGCGGTTCGGAATGTGGAAATCCTTCGTCGTCTCATTCAACGGGGAATGAATGTGGCCCGTTTTAATTTTTCCCATGGGGATCATGAGTACCACAAGGAAGGTTTTGCCCTGGTCCGGGAAGCCTCCCGTCTTGAAGGGGTCCCGGTGGCTCTCCTTCTGGATACCAAGGGGCCAGAGATCCGGACCGGTCTTGTGCCAGAGGGAGGGCAGATTGAACTTGCAGCGGGGTCACGGGTTACCCTCATGGCAGAGGAGGATGCCCAAACGCTTTTGGGTCAAAGGCCTGTGTATTGTTCCTCCTCTTTTATCACTGTTTCGTATCAGCAACTTGCAGATGATGTGAAGCTGGGCGCCAAAATCCTTATTGCCGATGGTCTAATCTCATTGGAAGTGGAGTCCATTGAAGATCGAAAGATGCTGTGCCGGGTACTCCATGGGGGAACCATGGGCAGTAAAAAGAATGTGAATGTGGTGGGGGTAAAGACGCGACTTCCTGCGATGACCGAAAAGGACGAACAGGATATTGCCTTTGGTGTCCAGGAGGGCGTGGATTTCATTGCCGCATCCTTTATTCGGCGGGCCCAGGATGTGACGACAATCCAGAAATACCTGGCCAGTTTGGGGGCCGATATTCCGGTAATTGCTAAGATAGAAGACGAAGAGGGACTTGAAAACATCGAAGAAATCATCCGGGTTTCCTATGGTATCATGATTGCCCGGGGAGACCTCGGCGTCCAAATCCCGGTGGAACGACTCCCCCTGGAACAGAAGCGAATTATTCGACTCTGTAACCAGGCAGGAAAGCCCGTAATCACCGCTACCCAGATGCTGGAGTCGATGATCCATAATCCTCGGCCTACCCGGGCAGAAACAACCGATGTGGCCAATGCGATCCTTGATGGGACCGATTGTATTATGCTCTCAGGAGAAACGGCCAATGGAGCCTACCCCGATGTGGCGGTGGAAGTGATGGCCCGTATTGCCCAGATGGTGGAACAGTCCCGGGAATACCAGGAGCGTCTTGAATGGCAACGGCATAGTTTTGCTGCCTCTGATGACATTGCTCTGGCGGTTGCCCAGGCAGCCAGTTCTCTGGCCGATAGCATTAATGCCCGGGCTATTCTGGTTCCCACCTTGCGGGGGAATACGGCCCGGCTAGTAAGCCACTATCGACCGGGACGGAAAATTCTTGCGGCTACTCCTGATAGGCGAATCCAGCGGCGACTTCTTGTTCATTGGGGGGTGGTACCCCTCCTGGTTCATGTGGAAGAAGACTCGGAACTCATGATTCAACAGGCCATGAAGGCCGCTATCGAGGGGGGCTTTGTCACCAACTCCGACCGGGTGGTGGTGGTAGCGGGCACGCCTCTGAATTCTCCCCTTATGACCAACACTATCCGGGTACAGGTGGTGGGCAACATTCTTGCCCGGGGCCTAAACGGTTTTGGGGGGCGCTGTACCGGAAGAATCTTTAAGGCCAGAACCCTGGAAGAGGCTTCTATGACCCTCCGAAAGGGAGGGGGAGAAATCCTCTTAACCCATACCCTTGATGAATCTTTCATTCCGATTATTCGGGTGGTAAGCGGTATCATCCTGGAAGGAGTATCAGAACTTTCCTGGGACATAATTAAGATGGTGAATCCTGATATCGTATATATTTCCCAGGTTGCCGATGCCTTAAACCGAATTGAAGATCGACTTGTGGTAACCCTCGACGGAGAAGAAAAACTTATTTATGAAGGAACCCTGTAA